The Microbacterium maritypicum genome contains a region encoding:
- a CDS encoding ferritin-like fold-containing protein, whose translation MVKWFWQRDDAPRRTLALRSRGDQGDATRIDFAELAPELNRFLGQAAYLQLGYFETLTRLIRATPELSEKESLSRAAGAALTKHRGIVDLIAERGDDPTQLMLPFRENLDAFRRKTIGARPRETLLAVYITAGMLDDFYLALASSYGDTGRRVAEILREDDARHEIVAIVQETIESDEEWRSLLSMWARRLVGDTILVCRSALRPERLDVDEERIEPVYTELMGAHARRMDAMGLAS comes from the coding sequence GTGGTTAAGTGGTTCTGGCAGCGCGACGACGCGCCGCGACGCACTCTGGCCCTGCGCAGCAGAGGCGATCAGGGGGATGCGACGCGCATCGACTTCGCCGAACTCGCCCCCGAGCTCAACCGCTTCCTCGGTCAGGCCGCCTATCTGCAGCTGGGCTATTTCGAGACGCTGACGCGCCTCATCCGGGCCACGCCCGAGCTCTCCGAGAAGGAGTCGCTCTCGCGCGCCGCCGGAGCCGCTCTGACCAAGCACCGAGGAATCGTCGACCTCATCGCCGAGCGCGGGGACGACCCGACGCAGCTGATGCTCCCGTTCCGGGAGAACCTCGACGCCTTCCGCCGCAAGACCATCGGCGCGCGCCCCAGGGAGACGCTGCTGGCGGTGTACATCACCGCCGGGATGCTCGACGACTTCTACCTCGCGCTGGCCTCCAGCTACGGGGACACCGGGCGCCGCGTGGCGGAGATCCTCCGTGAGGACGACGCTCGGCACGAGATCGTCGCCATCGTTCAGGAGACCATCGAGAGCGACGAGGAGTGGCGATCGCTCCTGTCGATGTGGGCCCGCCGCCTGGTCGGCGACACGATCCTCGTGTGCCGCTCCGCGCTGCGGCCGGAGCGCCTCGACGTCGACGAGGAGCGCATCGAGCCGGTGTACACCGAGCTCATGGGCGCGCACGCGCGACGGATGGACGCGATGGGACTCGCGTCGTAG
- a CDS encoding aminopeptidase P family protein — translation MSTGERDTIAEPTVEASVENGTTNRKQPFPQGFLDTISTGWAERPETLPSPRAQAPYAAVRRAAVSAAFPGKRLVIPAGSLKQRSNDTDYVFRAHSAFAHLTGWASDAEPDSVLVFAPTEGGHDITLFFRERADRTTTEFYADATVGEFWIGPRPSLAGVAADLEIATAHLDQFEAVEGALVLDEDETLTRFVSELRLVKDEFEIAEMRRAVEITAKGFDDIIRELPAATAHARGERVVEGVFHRRAREDGNGEGYDTIAASGPHACYLHWTRNDGTVVPGDLILVDAGVEADSLYTADITRTLPVSGTFTEVQRRVYETVREAADAAFAAARVGVRFRDVHGAAMKVIAERTAEWGLLPVTAEEALDADKGGQHRRYMVHGTSHHLGIDVHDCAQARREMYYDGILAPGMVFTIEPGLYFQIDDLTVPAELRGIGVRIEDDIVMTEDGPVNLSAGIPRTADEVEAWIARLQS, via the coding sequence ATGAGCACTGGAGAGCGCGACACGATCGCAGAGCCCACCGTCGAAGCGTCTGTCGAGAACGGCACCACCAACCGCAAGCAGCCCTTCCCCCAGGGCTTCCTCGACACCATCTCGACCGGTTGGGCCGAGCGTCCCGAGACGCTCCCCTCGCCGCGCGCACAGGCGCCCTACGCCGCGGTGCGGCGCGCAGCCGTCTCCGCCGCCTTCCCCGGCAAGCGTCTCGTGATCCCCGCCGGCTCGCTCAAGCAGCGCAGCAACGACACCGACTACGTCTTCCGCGCGCACTCGGCCTTCGCGCACCTCACCGGCTGGGCATCGGATGCCGAGCCCGATTCGGTGCTCGTCTTCGCCCCCACCGAGGGTGGTCACGACATCACGCTCTTCTTCCGTGAGCGCGCCGACCGCACGACGACGGAGTTCTACGCCGACGCCACGGTCGGAGAGTTCTGGATCGGTCCGCGCCCGTCCCTCGCCGGTGTCGCAGCCGACCTCGAGATCGCGACCGCGCACCTGGACCAGTTCGAAGCCGTCGAGGGCGCGCTCGTGCTCGACGAAGACGAGACCCTCACACGATTCGTGTCGGAGCTGCGCCTCGTCAAGGACGAGTTCGAGATCGCCGAGATGCGCCGTGCCGTCGAGATCACCGCGAAGGGCTTCGACGACATCATCCGCGAGCTCCCCGCGGCGACGGCGCACGCACGGGGCGAGCGTGTCGTCGAGGGCGTCTTCCACCGCCGTGCGCGTGAAGACGGCAACGGCGAGGGGTACGACACGATCGCCGCCTCCGGCCCACACGCCTGCTACCTGCACTGGACGCGCAACGACGGCACCGTGGTCCCCGGCGATCTGATCCTGGTGGATGCGGGCGTCGAGGCCGACAGCCTGTACACCGCCGACATCACCCGCACGCTGCCCGTCTCCGGAACGTTCACCGAGGTGCAGCGACGGGTCTACGAGACGGTGCGCGAGGCCGCCGACGCCGCGTTCGCCGCCGCCCGGGTCGGGGTGCGCTTCCGCGACGTGCACGGCGCCGCCATGAAGGTCATCGCCGAGCGCACGGCCGAGTGGGGCCTGCTGCCCGTCACCGCCGAAGAGGCCCTGGACGCCGACAAGGGCGGCCAGCACCGTCGGTACATGGTGCACGGCACCTCGCACCACCTCGGCATCGATGTGCACGACTGCGCGCAGGCCCGTCGCGAGATGTACTACGACGGCATCCTCGCACCGGGCATGGTCTTCACGATCGAGCCCGGACTGTACTTCCAGATCGACGACCTCACGGTGCCGGCCGAACTCCGCGGCATCGGCGTGCGCATCGAGGACGACATCGTGATGACCGAAGACGGCCCCGTGAACCTCTCGGCCGGCATCCCCCGCACCGCCGACGAGGTCGAGGCCTGGATCGCGCGACTGCAGAGCTGA
- a CDS encoding magnesium transporter MgtE N-terminal domain-containing protein — protein sequence MSTQRVFAARLAGCAVFDPVGDRLGKVRDVVVVYRSTAAPRVIGLVVEIPGRRQVFLSIGRVTSIRAGQVISTGLINVRRFSPRAGEVRVLAEMLGRRVSFVDGSGTAVIEDIAIEPNRLGEWAISQLFLRRPKTSASPFAKGPTTFAGWSEVTEQRAPGESQSAEQLVASYSELHAADLANTLLDLPQQRMIEVAEELSDDRLADALEEMPEDEQVHILDRLGDERAADILDQMEPDDAADLLAQLAPDRLEQLLELMEPEEAEDVRMLLRYGPDTAGGLMTPEPIILSADATVAEALALIRRHELHPALAAAVFVTLPPFETPTGRLLGLVHFQRMLRYPPHERLGAILDDSLEPVPVTASAAEVARLLASYDLVSLPVIDAAHRLVGAISIDDVLDYLLPDDWRSHDSDDSSPAKEMR from the coding sequence GTGAGCACACAACGGGTTTTCGCCGCGCGCCTCGCCGGGTGCGCCGTCTTCGATCCCGTCGGCGACCGGCTCGGCAAGGTCCGGGATGTCGTCGTCGTGTACCGAAGTACCGCGGCGCCCCGCGTCATCGGTCTGGTCGTGGAGATCCCGGGACGCCGACAGGTGTTCCTCTCCATCGGACGCGTCACCTCGATCCGCGCCGGCCAGGTCATCAGCACGGGTCTGATCAACGTGCGACGGTTCTCTCCCCGCGCCGGCGAGGTGCGGGTGCTCGCCGAGATGCTCGGGCGACGCGTGAGCTTCGTCGACGGCAGCGGCACCGCGGTGATCGAAGACATCGCGATCGAGCCGAACCGCCTCGGCGAATGGGCGATCAGCCAGCTGTTCCTCCGCCGCCCGAAGACCAGCGCCTCCCCGTTCGCGAAGGGACCGACGACTTTCGCGGGGTGGAGCGAGGTCACCGAGCAGCGCGCGCCCGGCGAGTCGCAGTCGGCCGAGCAGCTCGTCGCCTCGTACTCCGAGCTGCACGCCGCCGACCTCGCCAACACGCTCCTCGACCTTCCGCAGCAGCGCATGATCGAGGTCGCCGAGGAGCTGTCGGACGACCGCCTCGCCGACGCCCTCGAGGAGATGCCGGAAGACGAGCAGGTGCACATCCTCGACCGGCTGGGCGACGAGCGCGCGGCCGACATCCTCGACCAGATGGAACCGGACGATGCGGCCGACCTTCTGGCCCAGCTGGCCCCGGACCGTCTCGAGCAGCTCCTCGAACTCATGGAGCCGGAGGAGGCCGAGGACGTCAGGATGCTGCTGCGGTACGGACCCGACACCGCCGGCGGTCTGATGACCCCCGAGCCGATCATCCTGTCGGCCGATGCCACCGTCGCCGAGGCGCTGGCCCTGATCCGCCGCCATGAGCTGCACCCCGCGCTGGCCGCCGCGGTGTTCGTGACCCTCCCGCCGTTCGAGACCCCCACCGGGCGCCTGCTCGGGCTCGTGCACTTCCAGCGGATGCTGCGCTACCCGCCGCACGAGCGGCTCGGCGCCATCCTCGACGACAGCCTCGAGCCCGTACCCGTCACCGCATCCGCCGCCGAGGTGGCGCGACTGCTGGCGAGCTACGACCTCGTCTCGCTCCCGGTGATCGATGCGGCGCACCGCCTCGTCGGAGCGATCAGCATCGACGACGTGCTGGACTACCTGCTCCCGGACGACTGGCGCTCGCACGACAGCGACGACAGCTCCCCCGCGAAGGAGATGCGCTGA
- a CDS encoding endonuclease/exonuclease/phosphatase family protein: protein MFRLLGILFTVLLAIATAIVVWPQFFRLEQTYPFAQLVSARGLVLGGFLVVAVLALLLLFARPLRGFAASVLIVALLGAGATAAIGATRGFGGSDLPEKTEGSVRVLTWNTAGEAVPAEVIAQRILDQGADIVALPETTEAVGERIAIMLREQGHPMWVHHVQFRPDVQDGPQSWQTTVLVAPDLGEYSVIESAKDGTSNTGSVPSVVLMPIDGSGPTIVAVHAVAPRMEEMQQWRSDLQWIADQCPQGDFILAGDFNATIDHMAPLGVEGGDIGYCRDVASRTGNGLTGTWPSSLPALAGAPIDHVMASQNWSPTGSVVLDDAGGSDHRALVVQLEPAG, encoded by the coding sequence ATGTTTCGTCTCCTGGGGATCCTGTTCACCGTGCTGCTCGCGATCGCGACGGCGATCGTCGTGTGGCCGCAGTTCTTCCGTCTCGAGCAGACCTACCCGTTCGCACAGCTCGTGTCGGCGCGCGGCCTCGTGCTCGGCGGATTCCTCGTGGTCGCGGTCCTCGCGCTCCTGCTGCTGTTCGCCCGCCCGCTGCGTGGATTCGCCGCCTCCGTGCTGATCGTCGCCCTGCTCGGTGCCGGCGCGACGGCGGCCATCGGCGCCACCCGCGGCTTCGGCGGCTCCGACCTCCCGGAGAAGACCGAGGGCAGCGTCAGGGTGCTCACGTGGAACACAGCGGGTGAAGCCGTACCCGCCGAGGTGATCGCGCAGCGGATCCTCGATCAGGGTGCCGACATCGTCGCCCTCCCGGAGACCACCGAAGCTGTCGGCGAGCGCATCGCTATCATGCTGCGGGAGCAGGGGCATCCGATGTGGGTGCACCACGTGCAGTTCCGCCCCGATGTGCAGGACGGTCCGCAGTCATGGCAGACCACCGTGTTGGTCGCCCCCGACCTCGGTGAGTACTCCGTGATCGAGTCGGCGAAGGACGGCACGAGCAACACCGGCTCGGTGCCCAGCGTCGTGCTGATGCCGATCGACGGCTCCGGCCCCACCATCGTCGCCGTGCACGCGGTGGCCCCGCGCATGGAGGAGATGCAGCAGTGGCGCAGCGACCTCCAGTGGATCGCCGACCAGTGCCCCCAGGGCGACTTCATCCTGGCCGGTGACTTCAACGCGACGATCGACCACATGGCTCCGCTGGGCGTGGAAGGCGGCGACATCGGCTACTGCCGCGATGTCGCTTCCCGCACCGGCAACGGGCTCACCGGCACCTGGCCGAGCTCTCTGCCCGCGCTGGCGGGCGCGCCGATCGATCATGTGATGGCATCGCAGAACTGGTCTCCGACGGGATCCGTCGTGCTCGATGACGCCGGGGGGAGCGACCACCGCGCCCTGGTCGTGCAGCTGGAGCCCGCCGGCTGA
- a CDS encoding DEAD/DEAH box helicase: protein MTTFADLGIDQDIVDALAAKGIVDAFPIQEQTIPLGLPGQDIIGQAKTGTGKTFGFGIPVVQRLGKDPEHGVKALIVVPTRELAVQVYEDIDLLTSNRSTSVVAIYGGKAYEGQIDQLKAGAQIVVGTPGRLIDLAGQRLLDLSNATEVVLDEADKMLDLGFLADIEKIFQKVPAVRHTQLFSATMPGPIVALARRFMTNPIHIRASDPDEGLTQANIKHLVYRAHSMDKDEVIARILQAEGRGKTVIFTRTKRAAQRLVDELGDRGFNVGGVHGDMGQDQRERSMAAFKAGKRDVLVATDVAARGIDVDDVTHVINHTIPDEDKTYLHRAGRTGRAGKTGIAVTFVDWEDLHKWALINRALEFGQPEPIETYSSSPHLYEDLNIPQGTKGRLVSAPKTESVKTERTRRPERAADAAAEGTDESGTRRRRRRRNSTTPVGSTFTEGAAEPASGEGHSAPSADRGAEGAGTHDGAGKEHHDGKPAPARRRRRRRGGSGAGAAPVTGA from the coding sequence GTGACAACTTTCGCCGATCTCGGCATCGACCAGGACATCGTCGACGCACTCGCCGCCAAGGGCATCGTCGACGCGTTCCCCATCCAGGAGCAGACCATCCCCCTCGGCCTTCCCGGCCAGGACATCATCGGTCAGGCCAAGACGGGAACCGGCAAGACCTTCGGCTTCGGCATCCCCGTCGTCCAGCGCCTCGGCAAGGACCCGGAGCACGGGGTCAAGGCGCTCATCGTCGTCCCCACGCGCGAGCTCGCAGTCCAGGTGTACGAAGACATCGACCTGCTCACCAGCAACCGCTCGACCAGCGTCGTGGCGATCTACGGCGGCAAGGCCTACGAGGGGCAGATCGACCAGCTCAAGGCGGGCGCGCAGATCGTCGTCGGCACGCCGGGGCGACTGATCGACCTCGCGGGCCAGCGCCTGCTCGACCTCTCGAACGCGACCGAGGTCGTGCTGGACGAGGCCGACAAGATGCTCGACCTCGGCTTCCTCGCCGACATCGAGAAGATCTTCCAGAAGGTTCCGGCCGTCCGCCACACGCAGCTGTTCTCTGCGACCATGCCCGGCCCGATCGTGGCCCTCGCACGTCGCTTCATGACGAACCCGATCCACATCCGCGCGAGCGACCCCGACGAGGGTCTCACGCAGGCCAACATCAAGCACCTCGTGTACCGCGCGCACTCGATGGACAAGGACGAGGTCATCGCCCGCATCCTGCAGGCCGAGGGTCGCGGCAAGACCGTCATCTTCACGCGCACCAAGCGCGCGGCGCAGCGCCTCGTCGATGAGCTGGGCGACCGCGGCTTCAACGTCGGCGGTGTGCACGGCGACATGGGCCAGGACCAGCGTGAGCGTTCGATGGCCGCGTTCAAGGCGGGCAAGCGCGATGTCCTCGTGGCCACCGATGTGGCCGCCCGAGGCATCGACGTCGACGATGTGACGCACGTCATCAACCACACGATCCCCGACGAGGACAAGACCTACCTGCACCGCGCCGGCCGCACGGGCCGCGCGGGCAAGACCGGCATCGCCGTCACCTTCGTCGACTGGGAGGACCTGCACAAGTGGGCCCTGATCAACCGGGCGCTCGAGTTCGGCCAGCCGGAGCCCATCGAGACCTACTCGTCGAGCCCGCACCTGTACGAGGACCTCAACATCCCCCAGGGCACCAAGGGCCGACTGGTGTCGGCACCCAAGACCGAGTCCGTCAAGACCGAGCGCACCCGTCGCCCGGAGCGCGCGGCCGATGCTGCTGCCGAGGGCACCGACGAGAGCGGCACGCGCCGTCGCCGCCGCCGTCGCAACAGCACGACCCCGGTCGGATCGACCTTCACCGAGGGTGCAGCGGAGCCCGCATCGGGCGAGGGACATTCCGCGCCGTCAGCCGACCGCGGTGCCGAGGGCGCAGGAACGCATGACGGCGCCGGCAAGGAGCACCACGACGGCAAGCCGGCACCGGCACGTCGTCGCCGCCGTCGCCGCGGCGGTTCCGGCGCAGGCGCGGCTCCCGTCACCGGAGCCTGA
- a CDS encoding DUF1003 domain-containing protein, with protein MARSPRLDAPGRTTTRPRATSRDRFGRFTEWVARAMGTPAFLLILSLFCVVWILWNTLMPDELRFDDAALGFTALTLMLSLQASYAAPLILLAQNRQDDRDRVQIEQDRQRAERNLADTEYLAREIVALRMSLEERNSQAVTRDVLRQELKALLAELEDAPDKTRPGTAS; from the coding sequence ATGGCCCGGTCCCCGCGCCTCGACGCACCGGGCCGCACCACCACCCGCCCCAGGGCGACTTCTCGCGACCGCTTCGGGCGCTTCACCGAGTGGGTCGCTCGTGCGATGGGTACGCCAGCCTTCCTGCTGATCCTCAGCCTCTTCTGCGTGGTCTGGATCCTCTGGAACACGTTGATGCCCGACGAGCTGCGCTTCGACGACGCCGCCCTCGGATTCACGGCGTTGACTCTCATGCTCTCCCTGCAGGCCTCGTACGCCGCACCGCTCATCCTGCTCGCGCAGAACCGCCAGGACGACCGCGACCGGGTGCAGATCGAGCAGGACCGGCAGCGTGCCGAGCGCAACCTCGCCGACACCGAGTACCTCGCCCGAGAGATCGTCGCGCTGCGGATGTCGCTCGAAGAGCGCAACTCGCAGGCCGTCACCCGCGACGTGCTCAGGCAGGAGCTCAAGGCACTTCTCGCCGAGCTCGAAGACGCGCCGGACAAGACCCGACCCGGCACCGCCTCATGA
- a CDS encoding phosphotransferase, whose translation MHEAAHTVDLALARELIAASFPEHGDAVLRPVATIGTVNTIVRVGEDLVARFPLLPVARAEAEAEAASMTALAVSSPFPAPLPRGVADGSAAFPSAWSLQTWLTGETAGSTAQAASVSLAEDLVTLIRGLRATEVEDRVFDGRGRGGTLTDHDGWVAECLHRSGHLLDTDRATRLWTALRSLPSDGPDVMSHRDLTPFNLLVREADRVTRLVGVLDGGGFGPADRALDLVSAWHLFDAPARAVLRDGVGVSDTEWLRGAAWAFQQAIGLGWYYEQSNPPMSTLGLTTLRRLLDDQELATLDR comes from the coding sequence ATGCACGAGGCTGCGCACACGGTCGACCTCGCGCTCGCGCGCGAGTTGATCGCCGCGTCGTTCCCCGAACACGGCGATGCGGTGCTCCGCCCTGTCGCCACCATCGGGACGGTGAACACGATCGTCCGTGTCGGGGAGGATCTGGTCGCCCGCTTCCCTCTCCTCCCCGTCGCACGGGCGGAGGCGGAGGCGGAGGCCGCGTCGATGACCGCGCTCGCGGTGAGCAGCCCCTTCCCGGCACCGCTGCCTCGCGGCGTGGCCGACGGCAGCGCAGCCTTCCCCTCGGCCTGGTCGCTGCAGACCTGGCTCACCGGCGAGACCGCCGGTTCCACCGCGCAGGCGGCATCCGTGTCGCTGGCCGAGGACCTGGTGACGCTGATCCGGGGGCTGCGGGCGACCGAGGTCGAGGATCGGGTCTTCGACGGCCGTGGCCGCGGAGGTACTCTCACCGACCATGACGGATGGGTGGCCGAGTGCCTGCACAGGAGCGGGCATCTTCTCGACACCGACCGCGCCACCCGACTCTGGACGGCGCTGCGTTCCCTGCCATCGGACGGCCCGGACGTGATGAGTCATCGTGACCTCACGCCGTTCAATCTTCTGGTCCGTGAAGCCGACCGCGTCACCCGACTGGTGGGGGTTCTCGACGGCGGCGGCTTCGGGCCCGCCGATCGGGCGCTCGACCTGGTCAGCGCCTGGCATCTGTTCGACGCTCCCGCCCGCGCTGTGCTGCGCGACGGAGTGGGGGTGAGCGACACCGAATGGCTGCGAGGCGCGGCGTGGGCCTTCCAGCAGGCGATCGGGCTCGGCTGGTACTACGAGCAGTCGAATCCCCCGATGAGCACGCTGGGGCTCACGACGCTGCGGCGCCTGCTCGACGACCAGGAGCTGGCGACGCTGGATCGGTGA
- a CDS encoding PHP domain-containing protein: protein MATSSHGFAGPADLHLHSNHSDGTESPAEVVAQAHAHGVRTLALTDHDRSTGWAEAGDAAVALGMTFIPGMELSAKHEWRSVHVLGYLFDPQDEALRAETDRIRGDRIGRAERIVRNIGRDYDLHWDDVVAQTTLDATVGRPHIADALVARGIVRDRTEAFDGILHPREGYYEPHYAPDPITAVRLITEAGGVAIIAHPVTAGRDRMMPVPFIERLIDAGLGGFEIEHRENTESGKRMLREIAAKHDLIVTGSSDYHGTGKPNRPGENTTADEMVARLLARGTGIAPRVP from the coding sequence ATGGCCACTTCGTCCCACGGGTTCGCCGGTCCCGCCGACCTGCACCTGCACTCCAACCATTCCGATGGCACGGAGTCGCCCGCCGAGGTGGTCGCGCAGGCGCACGCGCACGGGGTGCGCACGCTCGCGCTCACCGATCATGACCGTTCCACCGGATGGGCCGAGGCGGGAGATGCCGCCGTCGCCCTCGGGATGACGTTCATCCCGGGGATGGAGCTCTCCGCGAAGCACGAATGGCGCAGCGTGCACGTGCTCGGCTATCTCTTCGACCCGCAGGACGAGGCGCTGCGCGCCGAGACGGATCGCATCAGGGGGGACCGGATCGGTCGTGCCGAGCGCATCGTGCGCAACATCGGGCGCGACTACGACCTGCACTGGGACGATGTGGTCGCTCAGACGACGCTCGACGCGACGGTCGGACGCCCTCACATCGCCGACGCTCTCGTCGCGCGGGGGATCGTGCGGGATCGGACGGAGGCGTTCGACGGCATCCTGCATCCGCGGGAGGGGTACTACGAGCCGCACTACGCGCCCGATCCGATCACCGCGGTGCGCTTGATCACCGAGGCCGGGGGAGTGGCGATCATCGCCCACCCCGTGACGGCGGGCCGCGACCGCATGATGCCGGTGCCGTTCATCGAGCGGCTCATCGACGCCGGCCTCGGCGGGTTCGAGATCGAGCATCGCGAGAACACGGAGTCGGGCAAGAGGATGCTGCGTGAGATCGCCGCGAAGCACGACCTCATCGTCACCGGCTCCAGCGACTATCACGGCACCGGCAAGCCGAACCGTCCCGGCGAGAACACCACAGCCGATGAGATGGTCGCCAGGCTCCTGGCGCGCGGCACCGGCATCGCCCCGCGCGTTCCCTGA
- a CDS encoding DUF3107 domain-containing protein, which produces MEIRIGIINTGRELSFDTGASAEEVRTQVAAALEQSASHVSFADVKGNSYIVPTANLAYIELGTEESRRVGFVA; this is translated from the coding sequence GTGGAAATCCGCATCGGCATCATCAACACCGGCCGTGAACTGAGCTTCGACACCGGCGCAAGCGCGGAAGAAGTCCGCACCCAGGTCGCCGCGGCGCTCGAGCAGAGCGCATCGCACGTGAGCTTCGCCGATGTGAAGGGCAACTCCTACATCGTCCCGACCGCGAACCTCGCCTACATCGAACTGGGCACCGAGGAATCGCGCCGCGTCGGCTTCGTCGCCTGA
- a CDS encoding general stress protein has product MSMLNRPASGTDTGEIVASMRDYESAQKTVSKLIAGEVPARDIAIVGQSVRTVERVTGKLGYAAAARSGAINGVLIGLFLAAILVLGNPEVPIQLFLGFVLIGVAVGMLLSLVTYAIVRRRRDFASVTQFAADHYEVTVLSTSLGKARQVLGANKVAPVRPPVNLDEPPRYGERITPGATAPAPSPEEPVIPPRPADPVAEPVAEPESGATPEAGTAAASTVTPVEPDAAPDADGIQGERA; this is encoded by the coding sequence ATGAGCATGCTGAACCGGCCCGCGAGCGGCACAGACACCGGCGAGATCGTCGCGTCGATGCGCGACTACGAGAGCGCGCAGAAGACGGTCTCGAAGCTGATCGCCGGGGAGGTGCCCGCGCGCGACATCGCCATCGTCGGACAGAGCGTGCGCACCGTGGAGCGTGTGACCGGCAAGCTCGGCTACGCGGCCGCCGCGCGCTCCGGAGCGATCAACGGCGTGCTGATCGGCCTGTTCCTCGCCGCCATCCTCGTGCTGGGCAACCCCGAGGTTCCGATCCAGCTCTTCCTGGGCTTCGTCCTCATCGGCGTCGCGGTCGGCATGCTCCTGAGCCTCGTCACGTACGCGATCGTCCGTCGTCGTCGTGACTTCGCGAGCGTCACGCAGTTCGCGGCCGACCACTACGAGGTCACGGTCCTGTCCACATCGCTGGGCAAGGCCCGCCAGGTGCTCGGCGCCAACAAGGTCGCCCCGGTGCGCCCCCCGGTCAACCTCGATGAGCCGCCGCGTTACGGTGAGCGGATCACGCCCGGTGCGACCGCCCCCGCTCCCTCTCCCGAAGAGCCCGTCATTCCGCCGCGTCCCGCCGACCCGGTGGCCGAGCCCGTCGCCGAACCGGAATCCGGTGCGACGCCGGAAGCCGGGACTGCCGCTGCGTCGACGGTGACGCCGGTCGAGCCCGATGCCGCCCCCGATGCGGACGGCATCCAGGGCGAGCGGGCATGA
- a CDS encoding alpha/beta hydrolase family protein, whose product MVQIPVELSNGPTVVSADWTPGDNGATVIVAHGAGTGKDHPFLTGYVEALGASGFSTLRFNFPYVEQGRRMPGPAAHAIATWNAVAAFARESAPSASLWATGKSYGGRMASMAVAEGMLVDGLAYLGYPLHPPGRPEKPRIEHLPGITVPQLFVEGTNDPFIQPIAQFEEAVASCQDARVVWVEGAGHTFEVKGHKRPAAEIGASLAPIVAEFIDR is encoded by the coding sequence ATGGTCCAGATCCCGGTCGAACTCTCGAACGGTCCCACTGTCGTCTCCGCAGACTGGACCCCCGGTGACAACGGGGCGACGGTGATCGTCGCGCACGGCGCGGGTACCGGCAAGGACCACCCGTTCCTCACGGGCTACGTCGAAGCGCTCGGTGCGAGCGGCTTCTCGACCCTGCGTTTCAACTTCCCGTACGTGGAGCAGGGACGACGGATGCCGGGACCTGCCGCGCACGCGATCGCCACCTGGAACGCCGTCGCAGCCTTCGCACGAGAGTCCGCCCCCTCAGCGAGCCTGTGGGCGACCGGGAAGTCGTATGGGGGACGCATGGCGTCGATGGCGGTCGCCGAGGGCATGCTCGTCGACGGGCTCGCCTACCTCGGCTATCCGCTGCATCCGCCGGGGCGGCCGGAGAAGCCGCGCATCGAGCATCTGCCGGGCATCACGGTCCCGCAGCTGTTCGTCGAGGGGACGAACGATCCGTTCATCCAGCCGATCGCCCAGTTCGAGGAGGCCGTCGCGAGCTGCCAGGATGCGCGCGTGGTCTGGGTCGAGGGTGCCGGCCACACCTTCGAGGTCAAGGGGCACAAGCGCCCCGCGGCAGAGATCGGGGCGTCGCTCGCGCCGATCGTCGCCGAGTTCATCGATCGCTGA